The genome window ATTGTTTTGAGAGAGATTAGTGAGACGATAGTAAAAATAAAAGCTGATCAAGAATATTCATCACTGTTCGACCACAACTAGCTAGCATTCTTACAGTTCTGCATatggattaattttgaatttttgtataCGTTATATCAAGCAGGTTTTGACAAGCAAAATTTGGAGTCATTGTGATTAGACtttatctttaattttcataaagtaATTTAATTCATGTTATTTAACTTGGGCATATTCAATAATACAAGGGGATTACATTCTAAGTCTTGGAAAGATGTTAGAGGTTCGAATCTTCCACCTTCTAATGGTGTACtcgaaaaaaaataattcaattgtAATTCTATATATAATTTTGACTTGATTATGCATTGTGTCTCTTTCCAGcacacaattttattttatttatttatttttgattaATGTTTCTTTTAGTTGATGGATATTAAATGGGACTTTATTCTTGAATATGCATAGTTCAACTTCAATGTGAGTTTTCCATTGCGAATACGAAAGTCGCCTCTCTtctggaattcattccttcatatttctaattttctttctcCGCTGTCAATTATTATTACGCTTACCACTTGCTCTTCAATATCCTTATCATTTTTTCCTTTAACTTCTCTCATCCCTTTTCAATCCCTTAATTTTATCTATAATTTCCTGTCCTAGTTCCAATCCGCGCGAAGACTCCTCTTTCCAGTTGGGATCTCTGGTAATGCTGCCAACTGACCATATATAGTTAATATGCTTGTATTGACTATGTCCCGTATAACTAATCTAAATGCCTAACAAAACTATGGCTTTTGTACCAATCACTTAGGTCATTGTTGTGGTAACCAtttgactttttgttttttgtttttggaaaattaattttatttcattcttttcttaaccatgatttgcatttttctaaatataaatgttgaattcttagccaatatcttcaacaaaaaacaaaaacaactttttgaaagctactttttctagttctcaaaatttggcttagttttttaaaccatcggtgaaaagtagataacaaaggaagaatttgaaagatggaagtagtgtccataggcttaattttataaaataaaaacaaaaaacaacgaAGCCTTAGTACGTTGTTCATTTTCCTATGCTGTTATTATTCACTTTACGTTAAGCTGGTAAAAGAAAGATTGTATGAATTTAAAAGAACGCCACCTTTCTTCCCGCAGGTATTCATGAAGAACTGAAGAGTTCTGGGAGTTCAAGTGACGAGACATTTTTCCATGGCGCTTGTGAATGCATATGCTGCTCCAAAATGGGACAAGTGAGAAGAGCAAAGACAGGTGCTTGATCTGGGGGTCCATGCTTTCTTGATATATACGAAATTCCACAAGAGTTGCCTGAAGGTGCAGTATcgcaattataaattatttagacGTATATTTATCTATCGTAGGTTTATATCGGATGAAGGAATACCATCAAGAAACTTGAATTGAAATTAGAAATGTGCTAGTTTCTGCTCTTGCTTCACATGGCCAAACGGCTGATGCCCTGAAAATTTATGATGAAATGAAACAAGCTTGCGATGTAATTTGGAGACCAAAAAGCTGTTATCAGTCTATTGTAAGTTGAACATTCGAATGGTCTAAGTTGGAGATCATTTCCCCTTAGTTTTTGTAGACTAAAAAACAGATTCCCTTTTCGTTTTTCAGACCGCACTATCAATTTGATGGGTCGTTGAATAGATTGCTTCAGTTACTTTGGTGATTTCGCATCATGATTTTGTATGGATGAGTAATTGTTGCAGCAGGAATTATCTTGTTTTTCTGTATCAAAAACCACACGAATTGAGGTTCATCCTGGCAAATTCCTGTGCTTATTggatgattttaattttctagaTTTATTATTTCTCCCATTGAAAGAGGAATTTGGTATATAAAGGAATCATTGCTTTCTATCTTTTGGTTAGTTCAACTGTTGATCTAATTTTGAAGCAGTCAGTTACAGATGCGTAATGATGAAGGGATTATGGAGTGGCTTTTTGATGAGTTGGTTAATTCCTTTCCCATTTTAACTTTGCTATGCAAGACTCTCATTAGAAGcgctttttcaaatattttgtattGAGGGATACTTCAAAGATGTTTACAGGAGTGATCCACATAAAAACTCTGTTTTGAAGTCATCTCAATCTTCCCCTTAAGATGTGACCTTGTAATGCTTTCTAGGAGGCAAACACAGATGATCATACAATAGGCTAACTCTTCCTTTGCAAAACTGCTCaatcttttttttgtttgtttgttttttttttgttttaagtaaaactattGTGGGGTAGGGGATTGAACCTCTGACTCTTGGACTCGAGCGCATGCAATTACCATTGAGCTAAACCCACTTTGGCAGAACTTGATCAAGTTCTTATAACCATAATTATGGAGTTTCCGATATGGGAATTAAATCTCAAAACATTAACTTACAAACTCATTATATTGTATCTCTAGGTTTTTTCCTCCATTGCAGAGTCTGCAGCCTACATAACTTATAGAAAACAGGCCTCAATTGATCAATTTATTAAAGAACGATCTTGGTCTTTCTTCCTCACGGAGATGCCTCGATTTTCTTGTTGGTTTTGCTAATGACAGGAGATGCAGAAAGCTCTCGCTTATCTGGAGAAGAATATAACATGCTGCCTCCCTATACAATGCCATTAACCTTACTTGAGGTAAGACTGTTGATGCTGTTGCTTGTTTGTTCCTTTTCCTGTGAGCCTTTTCTCTAACTTGTTTGTTTTTCCGTCGAGCTTTAACAGTTCGGTTCACCTAACTCGGTCCCATGGGGCAATTTTGCAGGATGTATCAAGCTCTTTTAGGCATCTGGGGCTGTAGGAATGCTGCACAAAAGTTTTGACttgatttaaaattccaaaaagatgTGCTCATGTTTGCTGGATAATCATAGGAATTGAATTGCTTTATATTGGTTCTCTACCAGAGAGgaaagcaaaaagaaaaaagaaaaagaagaaaaatgagcaGAAATAAGTGAGGATGGTAGATAGCTAATTAAATCTAACTTCTAGAGTACGACAAGAGAATGGCAGAGAATGAATGTTCAAGCCGTTTAATTTGCTGAATCTATAACCATTTAGACTGAAATGATGGGAGAAAAGAATGTATTTGTTCAAGTAAATATGATATCATTAAAAGTTGTATTAAGAAAGATGAtttgttatcaataaaaatgatgaGAGAAAAATCACGTTGACAAGCCTTTTCTCTCCCTCAGGTTCCAAATAGAATAGCATATTAGTAATATATTTTTTGGGTTGGGGGGAACCAATTTTTGGCattctataaattttaaacaagTGTTAGAGTTTTTACCCTTAGGTTCATTTTCATTGATTTGttcacttaattaaaaaaaaaaaaaaaaaacaagttattAAGATCTcatcaatttattaattttaaatgaaaataaaagtttttgCAAAAAATAACTTGATTCAATGTACAAATTAACCTGtcaaaataattttgataaaaatttttcataaatttgaaTAAGAAGGAATATGGAAGCATTTTCTTGTCATGGGCAAAATCACATACAAACAAATCGGAAATTTTGCATGGATTCAATTTTGTTGTTTTCCTCAAATcttatcaaataattttatattaacaaAGATTCTATGAATTTTACTTTTAATAGAAGGTAATAATTAATCCTAGTTTAGTTGGCAACCATGTAGTTCCTGAATTTCAAAATTGCAACAATTAGTTTCTTAAACTTCAATAATTGACATTTAGACTAAGAAAATAGGTGGGAtaagaattttgaaagatttaaAGGTAAAATATATGTTTTGGTTTCTTTGAGTTGGTGTCAAATGCCTATTTGGTCTCTAAAGTTGAAAGATATACTTTAGTTCCTTGGAtttacaaaatttgattttaaattgtGTGGATTTAACTTTAAGGGTAAGTTCAAGAATaatgtgatttttaaaattaattgaaaaaaatgggaGTACATAGGAAAGAAATCTTCAAAAGTTAGGATTGAAGGGAAATTATTGACAAAATAGGGGAGATTTTTTAGGCAGAAAAATGCGTATCCGATACATGATTATGGTTCAATTCCAGTCAGAACCCTAGTGGATGTTAGATGGCTTACATGTAAGCCATGCGGACTTGGTCAAAGGACCAAACTTgtggattttagttttttttatttattttttttttcgattttgattttttaaaaaaaaagttttaactaAACAATTTCTTTCCTTGTTTTGTTCTTGATCTTTTAATTCATACTCATGTTACTAGATTTAGTGTCCTATTGATgaaaatataattcaaaattagtttttttaattccaGATAGTAGTTCAGCATGAAGCTAAAAGTTTGAATTACAAGTAActcaatttttcaacatgaGTGGTCGTCTTTGGTGTGCCTATAGATTAGTTTACACCTTGTTGACGGTTGTTGCAAGACGAATAGCGTCTTTGATCAATATCAAGCAATTGAGTCTCTTGTTCTGCTGAATAATACTTCTACACTTTACCAAGTTTAGTACATATTGAACTCAACTCTGGTAAATTGTGTTGTACCAAATATGTACTCTTGTATAAATTATCATGTATGATGAAAAATTTATACTAAATAATTTTTCATCTCTATATTTGGGAAAATGTAAGAAATAAAACTCTTACCATGCATTAATAGTAAGCGCTGCAGGTATGACTAAATCGTCTCGTATTGATATacaaaggaaaaatatttcATTATGACACAGCTGGTTCGATTTGTTATTTCTCCTTGTGCACAACGATCATGCGTGCATGCCTTTGATTATATAATTCTGCATGAATTCAACGCCAGTCTTGTTCGTAACTTATCTCTTAAATCAATCTGGTGTAGTGTTGGGAGTGAAAGCAAACAATGATATCATTTGTCACAGACGAACTACTCAACACACGGGACTCTGGTTATATACCACTCTACAATTATGGAAGTATAAAAAGAGGGCTAATGGGTCAACCAAATGTTTGACCATCACGATATTAATCAGACCAATAAATGACCCAAAAGTAATCTTGACGTGTATGACATtcaattaaaaggaaaaaaaaaaaagaataattagacACCCAAAATGTATGTAATATTCATTTGTATATCCATTtgttacctgattgtgcatcagTCGGTCAATATTTTTCGATATACTAGCAACATTTTTGCTGACTGTTTAGAGACAGCTTGTAACCCTTGAAACTTCACCTTAAGGATTCTTTGAGGTAGGGTGACTTGTGAAATGTGGCCCAAGGTGTTTGGGAGCAAGGCTCGTATTGGCCTTGGGAGAGTTTGAGAAGGAAGACTTGAGTTGTCTAAGTTAAGGATAGCTATGCTCTAGGAGGTTGATACACATAAATGTACTTAGCATGGAAATAAATTCTAGTCCAAGAGGGGGCAACCATGCATTGGAGATAGTCCAATGAAAGAAGAGTGCATCATACCTCGAGGTAGCCTAGTGGGCCATGTGTGGAAATGAACAAGAGAAAGACAAGAGAGGGATGGCCAAACCAAGGGGACCATTCATTGAAGGCGTGGTCAAGGGGATGCTCAAAGCATAGGTGAGGATCAAGAAGTCAAGGCATGGAGACGACTATCTTTGGAGCATAGAAAAAGCATGAGACAACCACTCGGGAAGGAGTTATatctgaaggatctcatactgagagttccatgagcatgttTAGATTGCttcgatctcaccgtgaccgaaatacaaattatatacattcaacacatacagttatgcaaataaatctaattatcggcatgctcagaacaagATAATTAATAGGGAAAGGGTTCCATACCAGCTGAAGACTATCTTTGAACTTCAGAACCCCAACGCAGCGGatccctccaacagatctaccaacacctgACGGGAGCATTGATTGCAACAACATGATCAATGTGAACACGAACGCcacaacggggacgacaccaccactaatgagccttgggtattctcgaagtgaaaacctaaagggttggctttggtgaatttggtagaggacggaggacaaacgagtcgtgtagacgataagcaagtgggagagaaaatagtgctatcgcatagcagaagtgcttatcgcatagagaagctacatgatcatgtaggatttgctgaacgatcgtttaggaaaaggtatacgatcgttaaGCTAAATCAGCACACCATACGATCATTTAAAGAAGCTATCCGATTGTCTAGGCAACaatgtacgatcgtttaggcgcgaggtatacgatctgtctcttatacacatctagatgtgtataagagacagacccacAGCTGACATGGTCGGAGTGGCGCGGGATGACAGATTTGGAGCTTCTCGTGTGGGTGGCGGATCTGGGGGTTGAGGGTTGTGCACAATTGCGAatggaagagaagaaaaagttgTGGATTGGGGGGAAGGGACTCACAGCTGTAGGTGTGGAGAGGAGGGAAAaactaaatttcttttatttatttatttaaaccttaaatctatctatctatctatctatctatctatatatatatatatattttaaaattaaggcaaaccctaatttgaccAGTCAACACccaaaatacatatatatatttttttcttttccttttccgcTTTAACCTCTCAATCTCCCACAAAAATAATCCACAAATCCAAATCACTaaatataaacttaattatctaatcaaatttaattcaatgtCGAActccaaaaattgaaaatataattccAAATGGGGTTTTAAGTCCGTAGTTGAGGGCTGGAGATTGGCATTCTCTGGATGATGGATCACGAACTTGTATGTCCCCTTTCCTTAGAACTAAAGGCGTTGTCTCTTTGGTGGTTGACTTGGGTGGAGGGCTTCTTGAGTTTGAAGAAGATGCTGGAGAGGGTTATGGATGAAGTCTTCTTTAGGGCTAATAAGAATGTTGATAGCCTTATACCAGTAGGATATTTCCTTTTCTCTGGAGAGGTTTTATGGTGGGCCTGTTGCTGTCGGGGGTGTCGCTGGAAACGAAGAGGTGCCAACTGAAACCCATTTGCTGGTGCTTGGTTAATCGAGACATGGTTCGGTGTAGATAAAGAAAGGGAAGATGCAGTTGAACTTATAATTGtgtttagtttttaatattagtcttttattttttaattgttttttttccatttattatTAGTTTCCTCAGCAGAAATTTTCTTGTGTTATATTTATCCATTTTTGGATCTTTTGTTTAATGAGAAATTATTCCCTCCAAATTTAACGGTATTAATCTGGACTCCTATAATTAATTCTTCCAAGTACTCTGCAGAAGAACACTTCTGATGGATTTAAGGTTCTCAAGCAAATGGAACTTGCGGGTGTACAACCAGATTTCCTGACTTTCAGCTATTTGATCAGCAATTCTGAATGTGAGGAGGATATTGTCAAGGTATAAcagaattcttcaaattttatttctaattttgcttgtgaccaaattttaaaacacgTTGATATTATTTGCCTAGTTTTTATGCCTTTCGAAAAACAATTATTGCCTTTCGTACTTGATGTTTTTCTCCTCCAGTTCTTGAATACAAGGATTTGTTAAACCTAGTCTAATATCACTAAAGTATTTGACATACTAAAAGCCTCTCAAAATGATAGGGAGAATAGAAGTGTAGACGATAGGAAAAATAAAGTGATCAAGAATATTCATCCTAGTTTCGAACCACAACTAGCTAGCATTCTTACGAAGTTCTGCAATatggataatttgaatttttgtatACGTTATATCAAGCAGGTTTTGACAAGCAAAATTTGGAGTATtgtgatttagaattttatctttatttcataaAGTAATTTAATTTCATTGTTATTAACTTGAGCATAGTTCAACTAATACAAGGGGATACATTCTTAAGTCTTGGACAAGATGTTAGAGGTTCGAATCTTCCACCTTCTAATTGTTGTACtcgaaaaaaaattaattcaattgttaatttatataatttgacCTATGATTATGCATTGTGTCTCTTTCCAGCacacaattttttattttatttatttattttttattaatgtttctTTTAAGTTGATGGATATTAAATGGGACTTTATTCTTGAACTAATGCATAGGTCAACTTCAATGTGAGTTTTCCATTGCGAATAGAAAGTCGCCTCTCTtctggaattcattccttcatatttctaattttctttttctccgtGTCAATTATTATTGACGCTTTACCATTGCTCTTCAATATCCTTatcattttttcccttttacgCTCTTCATCCTTTTCAATCCCTTAATTTTATCTATAATATTCCTGTCCTAGTTCCAATCCGCGCCGTAAACTCCTCTTTCACAGTTGGGTCTCTGGTAAGCTGCCAACTGACCATATATAGTTAATATGCTTGTATTGACTATCCCGTATAACTAATCTAAATGCCTAACAAACTATGCTTTGTACCAATCACTTAGgtcttgtttggtaaccatttgactttttgtttttgtttttgaaaattaagtttatttcatcttcatttcttaccatgatttgcatttttcttaaatataatggttgaattcttagccaaattccaaaaacaaaaacaactttttgaaagctactttttctagttctcaaaatttggcttagttttttaaaccatcggtgaaaagtagataacaaaggaagaaatttgaagatggaagtagtgtccataggcttaattttataaaataaaaacaaaaaacaacgaAGCCTTAGTACGTTGTTTTTTCCTATCTGATTATTATTCACTTTACTGTTAAGCTGTAAAAGCCAAGCATtgtatgaatttaaaaagaagcCACCTTTCTTCCCGCAGTATTATGAAGAACTGAAGAGTTCTGGAGTTCAAGTGACGAAGCACATTTTCATGGCGCTTGTGAATGCATATGCTGCTCATGGACAAGTTGAGAAGGCAAAACAGGTGCTTGATCTGGAGGTCCATGCTTTTATATATACGAAAATTTCCACAAGAGTTGCCTGAAGTGTGCAGTATGCAATATAAGATTATTTAGACGTCATTTTATCTTGTAGGTTATATCGGATGAAGGAATACCAGTCAAGAACttgaatgaaattagaaatgtgCTAGTTTCTGCTCTTGCTTCACATGGCCAAACGGCTGATGCCCTGAAAATTTATGATGAAATGAAACAAGCTGGATGTAATTTGGAGACCAAAGCTGTTATCAGTCTTATTGTAAGTTGAACATTCGTAATGGTCCTAATGGATGATCATTTCCTCCTTAGTTTTGTAGACTAAACAGCATTCCCTTTCGTTTTCAGACGCACTATCCATTTGATGGGTCGTTGAATAGATTGCTTCAGTTACTTGGTGATTTGCATCATGATTTTGATGACTGGGTAAATTGTTGCAGCAGAATTATCTTGTTTTCTGTAAAACACCACGATCTGAGGTTCATCCTGGCAAATTCCTTGCTTATTTggatgatttaatttttagatttattattCTCCCATGAAAGAGAATTTGGTATATAAAGAATCATTGCTTTCTATCTTTTTGGTAGTTCAACTGTTGATCTATTGAAGCAGCTCAGTTACAGATGCGGTAATGATGAAGGGATTATGGGAGTGGCTTTTGATGAGGTTGGTTAATTCCTTTCCCATTGTATTTGCTATGCAAGACTCTCCATTAGAAGCgctttttcaatatttttgttGAGGGACTACTCAAAGATGTTTACAGGAGTGATTTCACATAAAACTCTTTTTTTGAAGTCATCTCAATCTCACCCTAAATGTGACCTTGTAATTGCTTTCTAGGAGGCAAACACAGATGATTCAATACAATTAGCTAACTCTTCCTTTGCAAAACTTGCTcaagtctttttttttgtttgtttgtttttttttttgttttaagtaaaactattGTGAGGGTAGGGGATTGAACCTCTGACTCTTGGATCGGAGCGCATGCCAATACCATTGAGCTAAACCCACTTTGGCAGAACTTGATCAAGTCTTATAACCATATTATGAGTTTCCGATATGGGATAAATCTCAAAACATTAACTTACAACTCATTATTGTATCTCTAGGTTTTTTCCTTCATTGCAGAGTCTGAGCCTACATATTTAGAAACAGGccttcaattgcttcaatttaTAAAGAACGATCTTGGTCTTTCTCCTCCACGGAGATGCCTCGATTTTCTGCTTGGCGTTTGTGCTAATGACAGAGATGCAGAAAGCTCTCGCCTTATCTGgaaagaatataaacatgctGGCCTCCCTTACAATGCCATTACTTACTTGAGGTAAGACTGTGATGCTGTTGCTTGTTATGTTCCTTTCCTGTGAGCCTTTTCTCTAACTTGTTGTTTTCGTCGAGCTTTAACAGTTCGGTTCACCTAACTCGTCCATGGGGCAATTTTTGCAGGATGTATCAAGCTCTTTTAGCATCTGGGGCTGTAGAATCTGCAAAAGTTTTGCTTGATAAAATTCCAAAAGATGATGCTCATGTTTGCTGGATAATCAAGGAATGTGAATTGCTT of Benincasa hispida cultivar B227 unplaced genomic scaffold, ASM972705v1 Contig676, whole genome shotgun sequence contains these proteins:
- the LOC120069915 gene encoding pentatricopeptide repeat-containing protein At4g04790, mitochondrial-like — translated: MDHELVCPLSLELKALSLWWLTWVEGFLSLKKMLERVMDEVFFRANKNVDSLIPVGYFLFSGELILPSTLQKNTSDGFKVLKQMELAGVQPDFLTFSYLISNSECEEDIVKYYEELKSSGVQVTKHIFMALVNAYAAHGQVEKAKQVISDEGIPVKNLNEIRNVLVSALASHGQTADALKIYDEMKQAGCNLETKAVISLITHYPFDGSLNRLLQLLGDLHHDFDDWVNCCSRIILFSVKHHDLSSTVDLLKQLSYRCGNDEGIMGVAFDEVFSFIAESEPTYLETGLQLLQFIKNDLGLSPPRRCLDFLLGVCANDRDAESSRLIWKEYKHAGLPYNAITYLRMYQALLASGAVESAKVLLDKIPKDDAHVCWIIKECELLYIGSPTERKAKRKKKKKKKMSRNK